The region CCTTTGAGTGTAGATTCCGATGATTTACCGGACGGCGTTCCGATCAAAAACCGGACACGATTGGAGTGAACCCCCAGACTGAGACAAGGAAAATCGCGGACAGTTTCCCCGCAAGGAGAGGAAACTGGGCATGGCCGGACGGCAAAGAATTATTGATGATGACCAAAAGCTGGAGCTTCTCCGGCGCATGGAGGCGGGCGAAACCGTCAGCAAGTTGGCAGATGAGGTTGGTATCAGTCGCCAACGACTTTACGAGTGGCGTGATCATCTCAGGCTTCATGGTAATCTGAAGTCACGTCGGCGCGGCCGGCCGGCCAGGACGGCAGGAGTTGACGGGACCGCACAGCTGCAGAGTGCAGTCGATGTGCCGGCACCTCAGGAAAAGGCACTG is a window of Rhizobium tropici CIAT 899 DNA encoding:
- a CDS encoding helix-turn-helix domain-containing protein, with protein sequence MAGRQRIIDDDQKLELLRRMEAGETVSKLADEVGISRQRLYEWRDHLRLHGNLKSRRRGRPARTAGVDGTAQLQSAVDVPAPQEKALTKARRRIRELEQKVGQQQLDLDFFREALRHFEEDQRRSSAPGETASSTSSKR